From one Flavobacteriales bacterium genomic stretch:
- a CDS encoding YfiR family protein: protein MLALLLVCSAAQQPRDSEKDTTAILQANYLYNIAKLVEWKDEGMRQGNFIIGVLGGANLYQELIKQYSTRTIGKQPIEVRKLPRSTDVERCHILFVGKSELALLPEIYKRNQGKPTMIVTEYAGALEDGAIANFVKVDNLLKYELSMANARQHGLVVGLTLKNLAHRVQE, encoded by the coding sequence ATGCTGGCGCTGCTGCTGGTCTGTAGCGCCGCCCAGCAGCCGCGCGACTCGGAGAAGGACACCACGGCGATCCTGCAGGCCAACTACCTGTACAACATCGCCAAACTGGTGGAGTGGAAGGACGAGGGCATGAGGCAGGGCAACTTCATCATCGGCGTGCTCGGCGGGGCCAACCTTTATCAGGAGCTGATCAAGCAGTACAGCACACGAACCATTGGCAAGCAGCCCATTGAGGTGCGAAAACTGCCGCGCTCGACAGACGTGGAGCGTTGCCACATCCTCTTCGTGGGCAAGAGCGAACTAGCGTTGTTGCCGGAGATCTACAAGCGAAACCAGGGAAAGCCTACCATGATCGTCACCGAGTACGCGGGCGCCCTTGAAGACGGAGCCATTGCGAACTTCGTGAAGGTGGACAACCTGCTGAAGTACGAATTGAGCATGGCCAATGCCCGGCAGCATGGCTTGGTGGTGGGCCTCACCCTGAAGAACCTCGCGCACCGCGTGCAGGAATGA
- a CDS encoding M20/M25/M40 family metallo-hydrolase has protein sequence MPITPTPLQSIQPRRIASALLLAVCQHLAVDLHGQGPLLRSFDRAAQTDAMGYRWLRWSSQAIGHRLTGTPQGALAESAADSLFRLSGLPVVQRFPFKAQAWSRGTVQLTVGDGEGFLHLPAVALANTPLDAQVEAPLIDGGNGLPGDLDRLGPRIHGAAVLVNIGLVAASEGTRNLHRSEKAKLAMDRGAAALVFVNQAEGHVLLTGTASIDGALIPVPAACIATEDGTALRERLATGQALTARLGMRNTSSVVEANNVIAEIPGAVWPDEVIVIGGHLDSWDLATGATDNGLGSFSILDLARAMNAMPQRPARTIRFVLFMGEEQGLLGSRALVDHYRASGALARVKCMINLDMSGNPQGFGVGGPEGWQQVLRNACDSIRPVDTTAFAGRVSTEVWLHSDHQPFLLAGVPVIYPLSDLGKHVYGCYHSSCDDIHLVDPQAMVNNVRFVGALAYLLAAVPVLPPHFAEAQLKQRLIDSGLEQPLRIGGDWPWP, from the coding sequence ATGCCGATCACCCCCACCCCGTTGCAAAGTATCCAGCCTCGGCGCATCGCTTCGGCGCTGCTCCTGGCCGTCTGTCAACACCTTGCTGTTGACCTGCACGGGCAGGGTCCGCTGCTACGGTCATTCGACCGCGCCGCGCAAACGGACGCCATGGGCTATCGCTGGTTGCGCTGGAGCAGCCAAGCCATCGGGCATCGCCTAACCGGGACCCCGCAAGGCGCCTTGGCCGAGTCGGCGGCCGACAGCTTGTTCCGCCTAAGCGGATTGCCCGTGGTGCAGCGCTTCCCCTTCAAGGCGCAAGCCTGGTCTCGCGGCACCGTGCAGCTCACCGTTGGCGATGGCGAAGGCTTCCTTCACCTGCCCGCCGTGGCCTTGGCCAACACCCCGCTCGACGCTCAGGTGGAAGCGCCACTGATTGATGGCGGCAATGGACTGCCCGGCGACCTCGACCGCCTTGGCCCGCGGATCCATGGTGCGGCCGTGCTGGTGAACATCGGTCTGGTTGCCGCCAGCGAGGGCACGCGCAACCTTCATCGGAGTGAGAAGGCCAAGCTGGCGATGGACCGAGGCGCGGCGGCCTTGGTCTTCGTGAACCAAGCGGAAGGGCATGTGCTGCTCACAGGAACGGCCTCCATCGATGGCGCCTTGATCCCGGTGCCCGCCGCATGCATCGCCACCGAAGATGGCACTGCGCTGCGCGAGCGGCTCGCCACCGGGCAGGCGCTCACGGCCCGCTTGGGCATGCGCAACACCAGCTCCGTGGTTGAGGCCAACAACGTGATCGCCGAGATTCCCGGAGCCGTTTGGCCCGATGAGGTGATCGTGATCGGCGGCCATCTCGATAGCTGGGATCTGGCCACGGGCGCCACCGATAATGGCCTCGGCTCGTTCAGCATCCTCGACCTCGCCCGCGCCATGAACGCCATGCCGCAACGGCCCGCACGCACCATCCGCTTCGTGCTATTCATGGGTGAGGAGCAAGGGCTGCTCGGCTCGCGCGCGTTGGTCGATCACTACCGCGCCAGCGGTGCGCTGGCGCGCGTGAAGTGCATGATCAACCTCGATATGAGCGGCAATCCGCAAGGTTTCGGCGTGGGCGGGCCCGAGGGGTGGCAGCAGGTTCTGCGCAACGCCTGCGACAGCATCCGCCCTGTGGATACCACCGCCTTCGCGGGGCGCGTGAGCACCGAGGTTTGGCTGCACAGCGATCACCAGCCCTTTCTCCTGGCCGGGGTGCCGGTGATCTATCCGCTCAGCGATCTCGGCAAGCACGTCTATGGCTGCTACCATAGCAGCTGCGACGACATCCACCTCGTTGACCCGCAGGCCATGGTGAACAACGTCCGTTTCGTGGGTGCGCTGGCCTATCTGTTAGCGGCCGTTCCAGTGCTTCCGCCGCACTTCGCGGAGGCGCAGTTGAAGCAGCGCTTGATCGATTCGGGCCTGGAACAGCCCCTGCGCATCGGCGGCGATTGGCCGTGGCCGTGA
- a CDS encoding ferritin produces the protein MLSKKIEAALNGQVAVEASSSQAYLAMASWAENQGLQGTAAFLYRHSDEERLHMLKLVKFINERGGKAVIPALKQPGTGFKTITDIFQALLDHETKVTNEINGVVDLCLKEKDYTTHNFMQWYVGEQIEEEALARTLIDKLNLIGNDKGGLYLFDRDLEGMQGADGGNSNGGK, from the coding sequence ATGCTCAGCAAGAAGATCGAAGCAGCCCTTAACGGTCAAGTGGCCGTTGAAGCCAGCAGCAGCCAAGCCTACCTCGCCATGGCCTCTTGGGCCGAGAACCAGGGCCTGCAAGGAACCGCAGCCTTCCTGTACCGCCACAGCGACGAGGAGCGCTTGCACATGCTCAAGCTCGTGAAGTTCATCAACGAGCGCGGCGGCAAAGCCGTGATCCCAGCGCTGAAGCAGCCAGGAACGGGCTTCAAGACAATCACCGACATCTTCCAGGCCCTGCTCGACCACGAGACCAAGGTCACCAATGAGATCAACGGCGTGGTGGACCTCTGCCTGAAGGAGAAGGACTACACCACCCACAACTTCATGCAGTGGTACGTGGGCGAGCAGATCGAGGAGGAGGCGCTGGCCCGCACACTGATTGACAAGCTGAACCTGATCGGCAACGACAAGGGAGGGCTCTACCTCTTCGACCGTGACCTTGAGGGCATGCAAGGCGCCGATGGAGGGAATTCCAATGGCGGCAAGTAG
- the rnhA gene encoding ribonuclease HI: protein MSVTLYSDGAASGNPGPGGYGVVLESGRHRKELWGGYRMTTNNRMELLAVILGLEELKRPGTEVVVVSDSKYVVDAVEQGWLFDWERNGFAKKKNPDLWRRFLKAYRQHKVRFRWIRGHNGHPQNELCDRLAVAAREQPASMLAVDEAYEQGDPELFGA from the coding sequence ATGAGCGTGACGCTTTATTCCGACGGAGCGGCCAGCGGCAATCCCGGCCCTGGAGGCTACGGCGTGGTGCTCGAGAGCGGAAGGCACCGCAAGGAGCTGTGGGGCGGCTACCGCATGACTACCAACAACCGCATGGAATTGCTCGCGGTGATCTTGGGCCTTGAGGAATTGAAGCGCCCCGGCACCGAAGTGGTGGTGGTGAGCGATAGCAAGTACGTGGTGGATGCTGTGGAGCAGGGCTGGCTCTTCGACTGGGAGCGCAACGGCTTCGCGAAGAAGAAGAATCCCGACCTGTGGAGGCGCTTCCTGAAGGCTTACCGCCAGCACAAGGTCAGGTTCCGCTGGATCCGCGGGCACAATGGCCATCCGCAGAATGAGCTCTGCGACCGTTTGGCGGTTGCGGCCCGCGAGCAGCCCGCGAGCATGCTCGCCGTTGATGAGGCCTATGAGCAAGGCGATCCGGAGCTTTTCGGCGCGTGA
- a CDS encoding MarC family protein: MFDLPQIGKAFLILFAVIDIVGGIPLILQVRQKAGKIYPARATLVSLGIMITFLYLGETILNVVGIDVRSFAVAGSLVLFFIALEMILGVRLFKEDLSAPGLTPAADDHKVHSIVPLAFPVIAGAGTITTVLSLRAEFDRPNILVAIVLNMIPVVLVLLLTNRIERLLGRVGLIVIKKAFGIILLAIAVKLFAGNITFLFPKA; this comes from the coding sequence ATGTTCGACCTCCCCCAGATCGGCAAGGCCTTCCTGATCCTCTTCGCTGTGATCGACATCGTGGGCGGGATCCCTTTGATCCTGCAGGTGCGGCAGAAGGCAGGCAAGATCTACCCGGCCCGCGCCACGCTCGTGAGCCTGGGCATCATGATCACCTTCCTGTATCTAGGCGAGACCATCCTCAATGTGGTGGGCATCGATGTGCGCTCATTCGCCGTAGCCGGCTCGCTGGTGCTCTTCTTCATCGCCTTGGAGATGATCCTGGGCGTGCGCCTCTTCAAGGAGGACCTGAGCGCGCCGGGCCTCACGCCCGCCGCCGATGACCACAAGGTTCACAGCATCGTGCCCTTGGCCTTCCCGGTGATCGCGGGCGCAGGCACCATCACCACGGTGCTCTCGCTCCGCGCCGAATTCGACCGCCCCAACATCTTGGTGGCCATCGTCCTGAACATGATTCCCGTGGTCCTGGTGCTGCTGCTCACCAATCGGATTGAGCGCTTGCTCGGCCGTGTGGGCCTCATCGTGATCAAGAAGGCCTTCGGCATCATATTGCTCGCCATTGCCGTGAAGCTCTTCGCGGGCAACATCACTTTCCTGTTCCCCAAGGCATGA
- the purN gene encoding phosphoribosylglycinamide formyltransferase, translating into MKRIAVLASGSGTNAQRLIEHFAQHPHAQVVLVGCDQPQAGVLQRAWQLHVPICLFNGEQLRDGTVIRELQGQGIDLVVLAGFMRLIPAEMVRAFPDRIVNIHPSLLPKFGGKGMYGERVHRAVIAAKETETGITIHLVNERYDDGRVLFQAKCPVNKDDTPDSLAERVHALEHAHYPEAVDSLLSN; encoded by the coding sequence ATGAAGCGCATCGCGGTGCTGGCCTCGGGCTCGGGTACCAATGCCCAACGGCTCATCGAGCATTTCGCGCAGCATCCGCACGCTCAGGTGGTGCTGGTGGGCTGTGATCAGCCGCAGGCCGGGGTGCTGCAGCGTGCTTGGCAATTGCATGTGCCAATCTGTTTGTTCAATGGCGAGCAGTTGCGAGACGGCACCGTGATCCGTGAGCTGCAAGGGCAGGGAATCGACCTGGTCGTGCTGGCCGGCTTCATGCGCCTGATCCCGGCTGAGATGGTGCGCGCATTCCCGGACCGCATCGTGAACATCCACCCATCGCTGCTGCCCAAGTTCGGCGGCAAGGGCATGTACGGCGAGCGCGTGCACCGCGCCGTGATCGCGGCCAAGGAGACCGAGACCGGCATCACCATCCACTTGGTGAACGAACGATACGACGACGGGCGCGTGCTCTTCCAGGCGAAATGCCCGGTGAACAAGGACGATACCCCGGACAGCCTGGCCGAGCGAGTGCATGCGCTGGAGCACGCGCATTACCCGGAAGCCGTGGATTCACTCCTATCCAACTGA
- a CDS encoding acyl carrier protein — MSDIKSRVIAIIVDKLGVDQNEVTMEASFTNDLGADSLDTVELIMEFEKEFNIAIPDDQAEKIQTVGQAVEYVEKNAK, encoded by the coding sequence ATGTCGGACATCAAGTCGAGGGTAATCGCGATCATCGTGGATAAGCTGGGCGTTGACCAGAACGAGGTCACCATGGAGGCTAGTTTCACGAATGATCTGGGTGCAGACAGCCTCGATACCGTCGAGCTCATCATGGAGTTCGAGAAGGAGTTCAACATCGCCATCCCCGACGATCAGGCCGAGAAGATCCAGACCGTGGGTCAGGCCGTGGAGTACGTGGAGAAGAACGCGAAGTAA
- the fabF gene encoding beta-ketoacyl-ACP synthase II, translated as MQLRRVVVTGLGALTPIGNTLKDYWEGLVSGRSGAAPITKFDPSKFKTRFACEVKGFNPEDFLDRKEARKMDPFAQYALVCSDEALKDSGLLDSGVDRDQVGVIWGSGIGGLKTFQDECIAFGKGDGTPRFNPFFIPKMIADSAAGLISMRHTLRGPSYVTVSACASGNNSMIDAYNYIRLGTCVACVTGGSEAAIYEAGVGGFNALHAMSTRNDDPATASRPYDKDRDGFVLGEGGAGIVLEDLDHAVARGARIYCEVVGGGMSSDAYHITAPHPDGLGAELCMKAALKDAGMRPDEIDYINTHGTSTPIGDPQEVKAIQRLFGEHSYKLNISATKSMTGHLLGGAGAIEGVAAIMAVHTGIVPPTINHFTDDPEIDPQLNFTFNSAQRRTVNAALSNTFGFGGHNTSVVFRKHS; from the coding sequence ATGCAGCTCAGGCGTGTGGTCGTCACCGGTCTGGGCGCGCTCACACCCATCGGGAACACCCTCAAGGACTACTGGGAGGGCTTAGTGAGCGGCCGTAGCGGAGCCGCGCCCATCACCAAGTTCGACCCCAGCAAGTTCAAGACGCGCTTCGCCTGCGAGGTGAAGGGCTTCAACCCCGAGGACTTCCTCGACCGGAAGGAGGCGCGGAAGATGGACCCTTTCGCGCAGTACGCGCTGGTGTGCTCCGATGAGGCGCTCAAGGACAGCGGCCTGCTCGATAGCGGCGTGGATCGTGACCAGGTGGGCGTGATCTGGGGCAGCGGCATCGGCGGCCTGAAGACCTTCCAGGACGAGTGCATCGCTTTCGGCAAGGGCGATGGCACCCCGCGCTTCAACCCCTTCTTCATCCCGAAGATGATCGCGGACAGCGCCGCCGGCCTGATCAGCATGCGCCATACGCTTCGCGGCCCCAGCTATGTGACGGTGAGCGCGTGCGCATCGGGCAACAACTCGATGATCGACGCCTACAACTACATCCGTCTCGGCACCTGCGTGGCCTGCGTCACCGGCGGCAGCGAAGCGGCGATCTATGAGGCAGGCGTGGGCGGATTCAACGCGTTGCACGCCATGAGCACGCGCAACGACGACCCCGCGACCGCATCGCGCCCCTATGACAAGGACCGCGACGGCTTCGTGCTCGGCGAGGGCGGGGCGGGCATCGTGCTCGAGGACCTGGATCATGCCGTTGCGCGCGGCGCGAGGATCTACTGCGAAGTGGTGGGCGGCGGCATGAGCAGCGATGCCTACCATATCACAGCGCCGCATCCCGATGGCCTGGGCGCGGAGCTGTGCATGAAGGCCGCGCTGAAGGATGCCGGCATGCGACCCGATGAGATCGACTACATCAACACGCACGGCACCAGCACCCCCATCGGCGACCCGCAGGAGGTGAAGGCCATCCAGCGGCTCTTCGGGGAGCACAGCTACAAGCTGAACATCAGCGCCACCAAGAGCATGACCGGGCACTTGCTCGGCGGTGCCGGCGCCATCGAGGGCGTGGCCGCCATCATGGCCGTGCATACCGGCATCGTGCCGCCCACGATCAACCATTTCACGGATGATCCCGAGATCGACCCGCAGCTGAACTTCACCTTCAACAGCGCCCAGCGCCGCACCGTGAACGCCGCGCTGAGCAACACCTTCGGCTTCGGCGGGCACAACACCTCGGTGGTCTTCCGCAAGCACAGCTAG
- the rnc gene encoding ribonuclease III — MIARLFNRARNPEEKRVRAWCRQQLGITPGDLPLYRQALRHVSAVSEERPDLPDNERLEFLGDAVLDAIIGNLLFQRYPDQGEGFLTRMRSKLVSRTQLNALAKRIGIERVIETTVARAHESSVPGNALEALIGALFLDKGFERTRKVVVGLITQHFDLKEIEKEDRDGKSRLLEWGQKRRKKVEFVVREGGGGRGRHYLAEVLINGELKGTGKGASKKTAEQDAAQSAFKSMRSRRPKTQAHEAIGEPAHREAPAQRRGGRA, encoded by the coding sequence GTGATCGCCCGCCTGTTCAACCGTGCGCGCAACCCCGAGGAGAAGCGGGTGCGCGCTTGGTGCCGCCAGCAATTGGGCATCACCCCGGGCGACCTCCCGCTGTACCGCCAGGCGCTGCGCCACGTGAGCGCCGTCTCCGAAGAGCGGCCGGACCTGCCGGACAATGAGCGGCTGGAGTTCCTGGGCGACGCTGTTCTGGACGCCATCATCGGCAACCTGCTCTTCCAGCGCTACCCCGATCAGGGCGAGGGATTCCTCACGCGGATGCGCAGCAAGCTCGTGAGCCGCACCCAACTGAATGCGCTGGCCAAGCGCATCGGAATCGAGCGCGTGATCGAGACCACCGTTGCGCGCGCGCATGAGAGCAGCGTGCCGGGTAATGCGCTGGAAGCCTTGATCGGCGCGCTCTTCCTGGACAAAGGCTTCGAGCGTACGCGCAAGGTGGTGGTGGGCCTCATCACGCAGCACTTCGACCTGAAGGAGATCGAGAAGGAGGACCGTGACGGCAAGAGCCGCTTGCTGGAGTGGGGGCAGAAGCGTAGGAAGAAGGTGGAATTCGTGGTGCGCGAGGGCGGCGGCGGGCGCGGCCGGCACTACCTGGCCGAGGTGCTCATCAATGGCGAATTGAAAGGCACCGGAAAGGGCGCGAGCAAGAAGACCGCCGAGCAGGACGCCGCCCAGAGCGCGTTCAAGAGCATGCGATCGCGCCGGCCGAAAACCCAAGCGCATGAGGCCATCGGGGAACCGGCGCACCGCGAAGCGCCCGCACAGCGACGCGGCGGTCGCGCCTGA
- a CDS encoding IPExxxVDY family protein, with the protein MARHKLLDDDAEAAPAAAVIGISSHVPDYRLCWALNRSLGLDLGRRRNDIVEHVRGKDLHYPVFQQAGADGAAPWSLVSNLCGKRRLIAAEKQADYFLVIDPETADRETDLLHRLRSTEFVLHARTIDMNKLRDGHKLLL; encoded by the coding sequence ATGGCCAGGCACAAGCTCCTTGACGATGACGCCGAGGCCGCACCGGCTGCAGCCGTGATCGGCATCAGCAGCCACGTGCCCGACTACCGGCTGTGCTGGGCGCTGAACCGATCACTGGGCCTGGATCTGGGGCGCCGACGCAACGACATCGTGGAGCACGTGCGCGGCAAGGACCTGCATTACCCCGTGTTCCAGCAAGCCGGTGCAGATGGCGCCGCCCCGTGGTCGCTGGTGAGCAACCTCTGCGGCAAGCGCAGGCTCATCGCCGCGGAGAAACAGGCCGACTACTTCCTGGTGATCGACCCCGAGACCGCAGACCGCGAGACCGACCTGCTGCATCGCTTGCGCTCCACCGAATTCGTGCTGCATGCCCGCACCATCGACATGAACAAGTTGCGCGACGGCCATAAGCTGTTGCTTTGA
- the pyk gene encoding pyruvate kinase — protein MNEPKTKIVATLGPASASREVLRDMMLSGLDVCRLNFSHGSYAFYTELIATIRSLNAELNLTTAILADLQGPKLRVGEMENGPIALKDGELLTITTEAIAGRPGLVSTSYTQFPQDVKVGEAVLLDDGKLRLEVIGTDGRTEVTTRVVHGGLLSANKGINLPNTRVSLPCLTEKDRADLDFALEQDVDWVGLSFVRSARDIIELKGLIQQREKHARVIAKIEKPEALREIDEIIREADALMVARGDLGVEIPMEQVPLAQKDIIKRCLLQHRPVIVATQMMESMITSITPTRAEVNDVANAVLDHADAVMLSAETSVGKFPVEVVKAMNRILLEMETSEAMFNVVQPDLEHDERMVTDAICMASVRMAAAIDIKAIVTMTHSGYTAYKISSMRPKANVYAFTSNRRILNQLNLVWGVRAQYYDKTVSTDHTIADIKHILRIGKFVQKGDLVVNIASMPIADQGMANMLKLSPA, from the coding sequence ATGAACGAACCGAAGACCAAGATCGTGGCCACCCTCGGCCCGGCCAGCGCCTCGCGCGAGGTGCTGCGCGACATGATGCTCAGCGGCCTGGATGTGTGCCGCCTCAACTTCAGCCACGGCAGCTACGCGTTCTACACCGAGCTGATCGCCACCATCCGTTCGCTCAACGCCGAGCTCAACCTCACCACGGCCATCCTCGCCGACCTGCAGGGCCCCAAGCTGCGCGTCGGGGAAATGGAGAACGGCCCGATTGCGCTCAAGGACGGCGAACTGCTCACCATCACAACCGAGGCCATCGCTGGCCGACCCGGCCTGGTGAGCACCAGCTACACCCAATTCCCGCAGGACGTGAAGGTGGGCGAGGCCGTGCTCCTCGATGATGGCAAGCTCCGCTTGGAGGTGATCGGCACCGATGGCCGCACCGAGGTGACCACCCGCGTGGTGCATGGCGGCCTGCTCAGCGCCAACAAAGGGATCAACCTCCCCAACACGCGCGTGAGCCTGCCCTGCCTCACTGAGAAGGACCGCGCGGACCTGGATTTCGCTTTGGAGCAGGACGTTGACTGGGTGGGCCTGAGCTTCGTCCGGAGCGCGCGCGACATCATCGAGCTCAAGGGCCTGATCCAGCAGCGCGAGAAGCATGCGCGCGTGATCGCCAAGATCGAGAAGCCCGAAGCGCTCCGGGAGATCGATGAGATCATCCGCGAGGCCGATGCCCTCATGGTGGCCCGCGGAGACCTGGGCGTGGAGATCCCTATGGAGCAGGTGCCCTTGGCACAGAAGGATATCATCAAGCGCTGCCTGCTGCAGCACCGCCCGGTGATCGTGGCTACGCAGATGATGGAGAGCATGATCACCAGCATCACCCCTACCCGAGCCGAGGTGAACGACGTGGCCAACGCCGTGCTCGACCATGCCGATGCCGTGATGCTCAGTGCCGAGACCAGCGTGGGCAAATTCCCGGTGGAAGTGGTGAAGGCCATGAACCGGATCCTGCTCGAAATGGAGACCAGCGAAGCCATGTTCAATGTGGTGCAGCCCGACCTGGAGCACGACGAGCGCATGGTCACCGACGCGATCTGCATGGCCAGCGTGCGCATGGCAGCCGCGATCGACATCAAGGCCATCGTGACCATGACGCACAGCGGCTACACGGCCTACAAGATCAGCAGCATGCGGCCCAAGGCCAACGTGTACGCCTTCACCAGCAACCGCCGCATCCTCAATCAGCTCAACCTGGTGTGGGGCGTGCGCGCGCAGTACTACGACAAGACCGTGAGCACCGACCACACCATCGCCGACATCAAGCACATCCTGCGCATCGGGAAGTTCGTGCAGAAGGGCGACTTGGTGGTGAACATCGCCAGCATGCCCATCGCCGATCAAGGCATGGCCAACATGCTCAAGCTCAGCCCGGCGTAG
- the rnr gene encoding ribonuclease R, with product MPQRPSSRPSRPDPSPSRLAQDVLAAIRRSGHAGITSQQLALQLGFKDKGQRYLLFDAIEALLDEGRIESGKKGRYTAQGGKDSVEGRIDIIASGAGYVRVEGGEEDIFVHNKNVGVALHGDRVLVKVMSSRGTRAEGKVLSILERRRTEFVGTIHKQQGRHMLVADDQRVQRPFFIPPHESLNAQEGDKAIIALGEWKDSRDMPRGRVTRVLGRAGEHHVEMHAILAEFGLPLEFPESVQLASEKIGNGVTPEEIAKRRDVRTIPTLTIDPDDAKDLDDALSVRRLENGHWEVGIHIADVSHYVTPRSVIDMEAANRATSVYLVDRVVPMLPESLSNDLCSLNPNTDKLSFSAIFEMDEQARIKGEWFGRTVMRSQRRFAYAEAQAIIDGGEGDFKDEVLTLHRLAQVMRKERIENGALEIGGNEVKFKLDEQGRPLGVYEKVMGPANWLIEEFMLLANKRVAAWVGKQKKGGVPPFVYRVHDLPDPEKIEQLRALAKSFGHNLSVAKGEDLPHAINRLLQDVRGKDEENTIKQVAIRSMAKAIYSTENIGHYGLAFEHYTHFTSPIRRYPDLLVHRAMAHYLAGGKHLDRDALDVSCKHSSRMEKQAADAERASIKYKQAEYLLARIGQSFEGIISGLTNWGIYVELRESRCEGLIQMRELPGDVFKFDQQRYVVSGHRTGRKFRLGDEVTVAIKAVDMDKRTVDLELHGEGRGPVTPSGKFVRKGRKGRG from the coding sequence ATGCCCCAACGCCCATCCTCGCGCCCTTCCCGCCCAGACCCCTCTCCATCCCGCCTCGCCCAAGATGTCCTTGCCGCCATTCGCCGCAGTGGCCATGCGGGCATCACCAGCCAGCAGCTCGCCCTGCAGCTGGGCTTCAAGGACAAGGGCCAGCGCTACCTGCTCTTCGATGCTATTGAAGCGCTCTTGGACGAGGGCCGGATCGAGAGCGGCAAGAAGGGACGCTACACCGCGCAAGGGGGCAAGGACAGCGTAGAGGGCCGCATCGACATCATCGCCAGCGGGGCGGGCTACGTTCGGGTAGAGGGAGGAGAAGAAGACATCTTCGTTCACAACAAGAATGTGGGCGTGGCGCTGCACGGCGACCGCGTGCTGGTGAAGGTGATGAGCAGCCGCGGCACGCGCGCAGAAGGCAAGGTGCTGAGCATCCTGGAGCGCCGCCGCACCGAATTCGTGGGCACCATACACAAGCAGCAGGGGCGCCACATGCTAGTGGCCGATGATCAACGCGTGCAGCGGCCCTTCTTCATCCCGCCGCACGAGAGCCTCAACGCGCAGGAGGGCGACAAGGCCATCATCGCCTTGGGCGAATGGAAGGACAGCCGCGACATGCCGCGGGGAAGGGTGACCCGCGTGCTGGGTCGTGCGGGCGAGCACCACGTGGAGATGCATGCCATCCTCGCGGAATTCGGACTGCCGCTCGAGTTCCCAGAGAGCGTGCAGCTGGCTAGCGAGAAGATCGGCAACGGCGTAACGCCGGAAGAGATCGCCAAGCGCCGCGATGTGCGTACCATTCCCACGCTCACCATCGACCCCGATGATGCCAAGGACTTGGACGATGCGCTGAGCGTGCGCCGCCTGGAGAATGGGCATTGGGAAGTGGGCATTCACATCGCCGATGTGAGCCATTATGTGACCCCGCGCAGCGTGATCGACATGGAGGCCGCCAACCGCGCCACCAGCGTTTATCTCGTTGATCGCGTGGTGCCCATGCTGCCGGAGAGCCTCAGCAACGATCTCTGCTCGCTCAACCCGAACACCGACAAGCTCAGCTTCAGCGCCATCTTCGAGATGGATGAGCAAGCGCGCATCAAGGGCGAGTGGTTCGGCCGTACGGTGATGCGATCGCAGCGCCGTTTCGCGTACGCTGAAGCGCAAGCCATCATCGACGGCGGCGAAGGCGACTTCAAGGATGAAGTGCTCACATTGCACAGGCTCGCGCAGGTGATGCGCAAGGAGCGGATCGAGAATGGCGCGCTGGAGATCGGCGGCAACGAGGTGAAGTTCAAGCTCGATGAGCAAGGGCGCCCGCTCGGCGTGTATGAGAAGGTGATGGGGCCCGCGAATTGGCTGATCGAGGAATTCATGCTGCTCGCGAACAAGCGCGTGGCGGCGTGGGTGGGCAAGCAGAAGAAGGGCGGTGTTCCTCCATTCGTGTATCGTGTTCACGACCTTCCCGACCCTGAGAAGATCGAGCAGTTGCGCGCCTTGGCGAAGAGCTTCGGGCACAATCTCTCAGTGGCCAAGGGCGAGGACCTGCCGCACGCGATCAACCGCCTCTTGCAGGATGTGCGTGGCAAAGACGAAGAGAACACCATCAAGCAAGTGGCCATCCGCAGCATGGCCAAGGCGATCTACAGCACGGAGAACATCGGTCACTACGGACTGGCCTTCGAGCACTACACGCACTTCACCTCACCCATCCGCCGCTACCCGGATCTGCTGGTGCATCGCGCCATGGCGCACTACCTCGCTGGCGGCAAGCACCTTGATCGCGACGCGCTCGATGTGAGTTGCAAGCACAGTTCGCGCATGGAGAAGCAGGCGGCCGATGCTGAGCGCGCGAGCATCAAGTACAAGCAGGCCGAGTACCTGCTGGCGCGGATCGGGCAATCGTTCGAGGGCATCATCAGCGGCCTCACCAATTGGGGCATCTACGTGGAGTTGCGTGAGAGCCGCTGCGAGGGCCTGATCCAGATGCGCGAGCTGCCGGGCGATGTGTTCAAGTTCGACCAGCAGCGCTATGTGGTCTCTGGCCACCGCACGGGCCGCAAATTCCGCTTGGGCGATGAGGTCACCGTTGCGATCAAGGCCGTTGACATGGATAAGCGCACGGTTGATCTCGAGCTGCACGGCGAAGGGCGCGGGCCGGTGACCCCCAGCGGGAAATTCGTGCGCAAGGGCCGGAAGGGGCGGGGCTGA